TACTATGGTAAGAAACCAGCTTTGCAACTTTGATTTGACTACGAATTAATTTCTCTTCGACCGTGAAGTACTGTTTGCTAGCTTTTAAACCTAGCTAAAAGCCACCACATGATGATGATTCTTTCGTCGTTTAGCCAGCAAGTTATTTAAACATACTTcagttattttttacaaaaagaattattttttattagaatgAATTTATATTCGTAACAAATAGTTATTTTCATCGTAAATAAtctatcataaatatatatatatatagattttaagTGATTAGTCTacacaaaaatttaaataaagtgCATAATACCTacgtctatatatatgtatatatataggtagtCAACGGCAACAATTCTAGTTCAGGGTGTACGTTTGACCGATAAAATGGTGAATATTTGAATAGTTCTGAAAAGACCAGCTACCAGTCATTAAGGGGTGGTTGCAGGTCCAAGACTCTGAtccattaatatttaatacctgaaaaatattacaagtcatgGTGCGACAACTGCATGCACATTAAAGCCGGCTAGGAGGGCATGTTTGATTTCTCTTTTTCGATCTTTGTTGGTGATCACGAGGAAGGActcatatgtgtgtgtatatatatatatatttatattaattagtgcAGTACGCTTTTGGTTTTGATGGAGTTAGTGGTTTTCTgtcaaatataaataattgtcgGTATCATGTATGTATAAAGGAGATTAATAAACCTCATGCAGACAATATTACCACTACGTAAACGACTAAGCCaactgataaaaatatataatcctAATTCCCCCTTTTTATCAGTCAAAGTACACCCAGAACGTAGATTTGTGGCCGATGACTTCCAAATACCTGACTGATcgaatatatatgttttcccACGGATGAGTAGAATTCGTCCAAGCTATCTAGCTGTAATCACGTCTCATTTTCTAATTCAACGTAACTTACCTACAATCACTTGATCATTCACAGGTCAGATGATCATGGCGGCCTAGCGCTCGCGCTTCATGGATTGGCTGAAATGTTTCGCGCATTTACCAACTTTGCCTAGCTAGCCAGATCATCTTGTGTCTCTCAGCTTCTTAATTAACACATTTTTATCACAAAGAGTACTGAatctaaatatttataaagtaatatatatatatatatatatatatatatatatatatattctttaattatatatacatagtaatttgaaaatatatatataatagttttaaCTATCGatacaaatatttaattttttgttaaaatccAAAGCTTGAATTTTATTCTGCATGTTAGACCGACATTATATGTAAGGACTTCTTTATGCTTATAATAtgaagagttttactatatacaaacacagtcgcgtattaatttatgtaccaatactgatttattcatatttaaaatttaaattaacactatttttaataaaatttatgttttaatcaattatatcgtattaatatataaattaatgtataattatatttgtaattatatttttcctaaaatcATATTCCAATCCTAATACAAGCTactccgaaaaaaaaaaaaaaaaaaatcctttcatCGGCCAGAGATTTTGGATTGCGGAAAGGGTACATTAATTGGACGATCTGTGACAGGCCCCACGTGAAATTGTAGTTGATGAACTGGCCATATCCTAGCTACTTGCCAAAATTATATGGAAAActatagttataagtataatggtatattaatctgtgtattaatgtgatgtgattagttaaaaagtagattttattaaaaataatgttaatttaaattttaagtatgaataaatcaatattgatatataaattagtgcataattatatttgtacgtaacaaaattcaaattatattGTCGGAAAGCCGAATATTCCTGCGCGCTGGCATGTCAGTAGTTGGTCTTTTGAGTTTGTGCGTGTGCATGCGTGTAGCTCCTAATTGATTTTTCGATATTCGTAccacatggagagagagagagagagagagcagcttAAGATGTCAACCCTGCAGATAGTGACAAATAGCACTACTACCTGATCAAGACTATTCACCGACCGCTGAAAGAGAGGCCGGCAATATTTTTGTTCTTAATTTGTTTTCCGACCAgactttataaatatatatataaatatatggaaAATGCTAGTAGATCAGCTCTTACCGCTCAATGTTACCACTTatgcatttaaattttatttttttattttaatagtcaatgaagtaattattagtatatttatctttttttttttatttttttttaacgattaagattgttaaaaaaatacttgcaaaaaaataaaccatTACAATTGTGCTAGTAGTGTGCCTAGCTAGTAGGTGCTGGCCGCCCGCTAGCaccttcctatatatatatatatatgcttttatatatattttaggtttCTTATTCATCAGCGACTGCATGCTATATTTCGTGCCCTAAAAGAaatcagtatatatatatatatgcctctAATTCATATAAgtcatattaattattatctaattatttgttacttaattcttttatatatatatatatataatatgtttatatatttatatacacacgtgcatgacatatatatgccGATTTAGAGATATTGGTAGTGATCATGGCCGGATTGAATCATGCATAGGATAAAGATATGGAGTGGATAATGGTGGGGCGACTGCTTCAAGCCCCATTTaccatataaatattaattaattagcacgAATAAAGAAATTCTAGTCGACACCGCGTAGCAGTACCAATGCAAGTGGTCTTGATCTTTTCCACAAAAGCTAAGcgagctgcatgcatgcatgcgtcaTCCATGAGCAACATTTCCAATATTTCCAGTTTTCTTTGGGACGGGATTAGTACTAGTACTCGATCGCACATGACCAAAAAACTATTCCTCTGCCATTGACTCGATCGTATCGCATGATCTGCATGCAGCTACCAAGTCATAGCTAGTACTCTTCGTGCATgatctctatatataatatatcctaCCCAGTATCCATGCTATgcacttttttttgtttttggaggcGGACCAAATTTTATGATCTCAATTATTTGAATCTTGacattagatttttctttttttaatttttttggggtCCCAACCGACCATTTATTCAcgtaattaattcattaatgAAAACGGTTAATTACAGTACTACCATTAATGCACATATATATGTCTTCTCAACTGTTAGTGACGTTGAAAATAGCTATCTAGCGAAGTAGAAACGTCAAATTATCGATTTTCAAGGGAATAACAATCAATCTCTCGGTCGTAAAGAAGAATTCAAAGAGGACATTTTCCATTCTCAcccgatatatatataatcagaaATTGTTAGTACGACAATATAATACATTCAAAATATTAAGGTAGATAGTCTTAATATGGCCGAAGAGACAATAAAGTAAAAAACATAACCTTAATTTAGCGTActtttatcacaaaataaaaggCATTCTTcgatgataatatatatgttcAAGATTTTTCTTGCTCGACAGTACTCGATCCTATAGTTCTTTATTCATGAAGGTCgtttttatttaaacatgaTAACCATATTATATAGTAGGTGTACCTTAACTGCAAATGTGGAGAAATAAAACAAGAGTTCTCATTCATGTTggagccatatatatatatatatatatatagtgatttaatcatacatatatacatacaatttGTGTAGGATTTCTAAGTTAATTAGGGAGTGAAGAACAAGTCGTATGGTGCCCCCAAATGAAGTAACAACAAATCCAACTTCCCATAGACTAGTAGTTCTACTTTTACTTTCATATAGTGATAATAAGTTTGTGCGAAAAAATGTGATAAGTGAAAAAGCCTTAAATTTAGGAGAAAAGTACTCCCCGCGTCTTTTGCTTTTATAAGTTGCTCCGCATGCAATACATATATACTACTTGAGATTCACGTTTAAAACATGTGCAGTAAAATTAGGTAAAATCTCAGTAGAAACGATCGAGtgcatatatatagaaatcAAAGAAACTATCATTGTTCAAAGCTAAATTAACAATggcagaaaacaaaaataacaacaaaaacaaattaaaactgcAAGCAAACAAAATGATAGCCCCATCTCGATCTCCCCCAAACATAAGAATAGAATATTCAACAAAGATTTTGAATTGCATCTTGAGAATTTTAAGTACTGTATATGTTTTCATCTGCTTACTCGCGCGTACCGGCCGTAGGAGTATAGGTCTTGTGCAACATTTatcgaaaaaaattaaatccaaagaTCACTGAAGAATGCCGAAATGATATTGTATTAgttttaaaatgtgtaaattttgtacacttattttaaaaaatattaagtccCGTTTAAttatatagatgagatgagatgaaatgttttaaataaaaattaataaaatattattataatataatttttttaatattaattttatactgagattttaaaaaattaaattatttattatattttatataaaaatttaaaaaaattataataataaattaaaataaaataaaataaaacttttaattttatataatcaatcCGAACCTAAATAAAAACCTAAACACATATATAGAATTCGTGTCAAAGTTATGACCGGACAACGTAAAAACATTaccaaaacttttttaaaaaaatttatatgggTCCAAAAAACCTGCAGGACGGCTAAATTATCTATTTGTAGTAGGTCGTTGATCGCTGTGGCAGTACCTTATCGGACGGTTGACAGGGGAAATGAATGCAGAACACGAGGCAACGATATGGTACATCCGTACTCAATAGGCTGCAGAAGGTTGACGTGGCAATACGTCAGACACATATGTTGGAGAATAACGACAAAGAATCACTTTTTGGGTTTGCCGCCGAAGTACTTAAGATTAACTTTCTGCTGAATAACCCATGACTCCGGCCTCTATATATGTACATCTCAAATTCTTACGGCTTATCATACTTACGGCTTATTCACACACTACATTTTTGACCCATTAAACATCTTCGAACTTTTGGCAATGATCAGTCTTATGACCCTTCCAGTCCTATGACTCTCTATTCTCTTTAGGGCCAGCCGGCCAACTTcttgcctttttatttttccgcACATTTCTCTTATTTGTTTTCTTGAATTTCTAATATGATGATTATATAATTTGGATTAATAGTGATAGAAAGATGAATTCATTACTCTACAATGAAGATGTATTGCTTATCAACTTTTGattgttttaaaataaagaataattcaaaaatgataaaaatatcacattttctataataaaataaaaataaaatgaaaaaaaattatatttaacgttgctcttatgaaaaaaaatataaaatatttactaaatAATGTATCACTCATGTTTATATCTCTTTTTTACACTAAGTCATAGAGTTCAAATAGAAATTAAGTAATCTTGATCCTATGCGTGTTTTTTTCAGCCTAGTTTTTACGAAAAACATCTCTCAAAATTTAggagaaaacaaacaaaaagaaggACAGAAAAAGGGTCTTGTCTTGACAAGTAATTAGACCCTCAATTTAATCATGTGGAGGCTTTTCAGGATTTAATACACTTGTTATAAGATACACGTGTAATTTGCTTTTCaccttaattatttataaaggaTGGCAGCCACAGCAGGGAGTTCTCGCTAGTTTATTTTGtatatgtttttaatatattttaacacttttagatattaaaaaaagaatcacagcattattaaaaaatattcacttaatcattaaaaaaatcaacattaaCCTCCAATTAGAAGAGTAGCATTTTCCATTTATAAAAGAGTTACATCTTACGTATATGAAGAGGCAAGCACAGGAAGGCATTCGAGTAGCCTGAAAAACATCTCCAATTTtccgggaaaagaaaaaatagttaGCTTGCATTTAAATAATGATATGATCTCAGATATTCTAtgaataacaataaaaaataatgataaaatattaaatagtagtaaaaaataatgaaaagtaaTTAAACCCTCAATTTAATCGTGTGGAGGCTTTTCAGGATTTAATACTGTTGTTATAAGATACACGTGTAGTTTGCTTTTCaccttaattatttataaagggTGGCAGCCACCGCCTGAAGTTCTCGctagtttattttatatatgtttttaaaatttttagatcttaaaaaaaaaaatcacatcattattaaaaaaatattcacttaatcattaaaacaaATCAACATTAACCTCCAATGAAAAGTAATTAGATCCTCAATTTAATCATGTGGAGGCTTTTCAAGATTTAATACTGTTGTTATAAAATACACGTGTAATTTGCTTTTCaccttaattatttataaagggTGACAGCCACCGCCTGAAGTTCTCgttagtttattttatatatgtttttaaaacttttagatattaaaaaaaaatcacatcattattaaaaaatattcacttaatcattaaaacaaATCAACATTAACCTCCAATGAAAAGTAATTAGACCCTCAATTTAATCGTGTGGAGGCTTTCAGGATTTAATATTGTTGTTATTAGATGCACATTTAATTTGCTTTCCACCTTAAGTAATATTTATAAAGGGTAACAGCTATCGTTAGAGCTCTCGTcagtttcttttatatatttttttaatattgttaacatgcacttaaatattaaaaaaaatttacaatatcattaaaaaaatattcacttaatcattaaaaaaaatcaataattatgAAGAGCAAGCACAGGAAGATCGACATTCGGGGTACTTAGCTTTGCAGTGCGTAGGTACTGTATCCCCAGCTAGCCAGCGCcccaattaataattaattataccgAAACACAATTAAGTGATGAGTCATGTACGTACGTTCTTAGGTCATCACATGAAAAACGTTTAATTACTTTCTATATACTAATTCATGAAGGAAAAGACAAACTTGGCTTGCTCCTGAAAAGATAAGCTACGTAGCTAGCTAGGTAGCTGTTGCCAggtagatatatataaaaatatatataataaaaagatgaattcattaatttattattgttaattgCTTTAAATCTTTTTGTATTCAAAGTACCTAATTATTTTGCCTCACTATAAACGTTAATTCCACCGGAAACGAGCCTGCAGAACGCCCATTACCAGAACCTTCCCGGATCGATCgaagaaaaacattaatatctaaaaatactttgatattaatatatatatatatatatatatatataatttagattAATGGAATTAGGAAATAGGAATATATTTAGAGAAATGTATATAGCTACCAATTACATATAGGCATTAATTATCAGCCAACAACCATCGGCATTATAATTAGTCGTACTCTAATTACTATTATACATATGGAGAAAATAGTAAGCAAAACCTAAGCAGTCTACGTGCTTGCTTCCACGCTATTACTCATGTGAGACTCTATGCATCATTGCATATGCCACCCAAAACCAGCAACGGGAGGATCCAAAACCACAGAAAAATTCAGCTAGCGTACAAAGCCCCGTTGCATGCACATTCAACATGGCTGACGCGTACGTAAgtgtgctatatatatatatatgcagtacccgaaaaaaaaaattttatttttctcttaaatatataataacaaaattaaaacgGACACACAGTATATACGTAGTTAATTCGGCTGTCTACATACCTAAAAAATCACCTGCATGCATGCAAACAATAATTATAAGTACATgctcatatataattaatttagtatctatatatatatatattagtttctaattagaatatttatgatttgggACATCATGGCGCTAACTAGTATTGGATTGTGAGAAGCAccttaaaattagaataatcaAGAAACTCTAATGAATTTGGCAGCTTCTAACAGGAATTGAACATGAAATATAATTGACCATTCTTAAAACGATGGAATAAACTCAATAACAACACGATTAATGTGaaaagtatatattattatgaaCATGATTTcaagtttatatataagttaaaaatatttatttatcattgatCCAGCCTCGATctatcacatgcatgcatggatataATTTTTGCAATTTAATTATGGTTAATAATTTCTCAGCTCAGATATTATTTcccatttttaattttggtttttatGGTTGCTACAGCTAGCGCAAACCTAAGGCAACAtatattctctcttttctagtcttttttactttaattttcttGGGTTAATACTaatttcaataatataattacatgaTCAAAAAGTTTCACAAAGAATATATGCACAGAACAGTACTCAGTAGTActgcacgtacgtacgtagggCGCGCAGTAACGGAATGCATCAGAACTACTGATCTAATTACATGACCATGTATTATAATGTGTAACAGTAAAACGTACGAATTATGAAGAACTCCACCGACAATATTAATTAGAGCCTAAGCAAACAGATTATAGCGGCTAGCTGCACCATTAATTAATAAAGGAAAATACTTGTATGCCCGGTTTGAGATATTGGTGATCGAAGCATGCATTTGGTTGTTttcgtttaaaaaataaaaactaaatgcaCTGCTCAGTCACATGCTTCCGTCACCACCTTCAAACAACGTAGCAGCCCGATTAAGTTCCGTTTGTATAGTAAAAATACATTTCATctcatgattttattattataattttttaaaattttaaaataataataatgttaaaaagtaatattctaataatattatattcaactttcaactttgacctaaaactatcttatctctacatctcactatccaaaatACACGTAAACCGTGCGCGCATTAGTAGATTTCTAAGCTGCGCATTTTCTCTAGATCAAGATGTTTGATCAAACCTAAATAGTAATCGACTGATCAAAAGTCAAACAACAGCTATATAGCTAGCCTTTTTCTCTCCGCTACTTGGctaaattcaaaaatattcagTCAGTATGTttacatgatataatatatgaacAAAAGGAGGTTGATTTACTGCCGCATTTTTCTACCAACTTGATTTCCATGCAGGATCATTACCATTGTAAGCTGCTTACTCTtagattttcttattttcttcttttcccttttgaAATTGAGGTCGGTTCTGACACGATGCAACAAAAGGTAGCTAGTGAAGACACAAAGTGCAATTAGCTGCACATGACCGGGATAAAATCAAAGGTTACAGCTATATATGTCTTTTTTAAACTCCTTTTACATATGACTTTGTATCATTTATGGTTGATGTCACAATTACTGTACGtaagaatttaattatataagagaatcatcatgtatatatacgatgatcatttctttaattaataacaAGTCGCGTACAATTAGAGGGTGAAAAAATTCCTATACAACAAAAGCATATTGCCGAAtgcatggttttgaattagactATGAAATTAAAACACCTATTCTAAAACGCTCTTCAAGATGGTTGCACCAAAGTGGAGTTCATGCTTGATGCAGGCCGGATCCAGTAAGACGATGTTGAGATGCTAGAGACAGGGTGCAACCAAGGGATCGAATTAGCTCAAGCAGTTAATTTATTTCTGtagatccatgagtgttgttgtTTGTCGCACTAGTACTGTGCAAGCACATATATTATGGTTGATAACGTCGTAAATGGCTAGAAAAGCGAAGTTTCCtagctaagttttttttttttttttttttaattttttttaatctttttaaccCCGTTCCTATTAGTTTGGAATTGAAAGGAAAGATATTGACAGCCAAAAAAATCTTGTTGGAAGGAAAATAGTTGAACAATGTTAGCATGCATAACacaattacataaaataaattcataactcgatttgattttatttgatctattagatttattttataataaaaataattttataatttgataaaccatatcaaatcatatcaatttataaaattaattttatataatcattttatagttaaagtatttctcaaaatAGTTACAATTCACTGTTCATGTACTATATTGTATATGTGTGTTGTACTTTTTCtgagatttttcttttcactgcCATGGACGTTATTCAATCAGCTACTCCATTAATCACCACTACACATATTGTATAGaactaaaaatatttacaatggaTTAATCATGctgtattttacacaaatatatatatatgtacgtatatGAATTGAATACAGGAATCACGATCATGGCCTAACCAATTTTCTTGATCAATCTCGACCGTGGTTCGCATGTACGTACGGTTGCCAAAAAGGTAAAAGGTAGTCAAAGCAGCTAACGTCGAAAATACTCATTGGTTGAGGCCATGGAGTCGTTAGCACGGCTTCCACACCGAAGGAGAACTCTCGTTCGGTGTGATATTGGAATAGGAAGTAAGTAGGAAATGGCGCCAGGAATTTACTAAAATAAAGCTTGacaagacaaaaacaaaaaggcaACATATAAAATAGTCTTTGTGAAAATGTTCAAACCAGCTAACTTTACGACGGGTCAAACTCCGACATTCTTGAACCTCAATCTCTTCCGGTCCTATAAATACCCATAAAATCCTTATTCATATCCACCAACATAACCAAGTCCATTATAAGCTAGTGCTTTGAGATCAGAGAAGCAAATAAAGAAAGCGCTTTCAGAGAGATTGAAAGAGATCGAtcgagagatcagagagagagagagagatggagtaCTTTTTCGAGCTTTCTCGAGCTTTTAACATAACCATGGTtgtcttttttctcttcctcaCCTGGAGGATATTGTTCTCTTGCTGGATTTCACCAACTCAGGTGTATCAGAAGCTTCGGAGAAACGGGTTTGGAGGTCCAACTCCAAGTTTCCCATTGGGTAATATTACCGAGATGACTAAGAAGAACGGAGGCTCGGGGCCCTCCAAATCCGCCCATGATATACACTCAGCTGTTTTTCCTTACTTTGCACGATGGCAAAAGTCTCATGGTGAgcttctagctagctagctagattttGTAAATTCTTTGAACTCTTATGAGAATGATAAAAGAAACTATATACGCTGTCAATTTCGGATCGAAAGATCTTTTCATAATTTATTCAGCAATAATACGTCTTTTCGGTTTCGACACGGATATATGATAGATATATGGTGCTAGCTACTAATAGAATTCATCAGCTGCACTGCAACAGGTTTACTTTGACGATACTATCATACTAGTAGATAGGCATAGGTATTGGTGCGCATAGCCAGTGAAAGATCATGCATATCATGATTTACGTACAAATTGGATGATAGAGCTAGAGCTTTAATTGTTGATATATGTGTTTCCTTGTGCAGGAAAAGTGTTCGTCTATTGGCTGGGCACTGAgccatttttatatatagcagAGCCTGAGTTCCTCAAAATGATGTCAGCAGAGGTCGTCGCAAAGAGTTGGGGCAAGCCCTCTGTGTTCAGAAATGATAGAGACCCCATGTTTGGCAATGGTTTGGTTATGGTTGAAGGAGATAACTGGGTTCGCCATCGGCATGTCATCACTCCTGCATTCCACCCAACCAACTTGAAGGTCTCTgatctctcctctctctctctctctctctctctctctctctctgagacgTCATGCTGTCATGCATCAATATAGACTAGCAAAATTGGTTGAAATTACAACAAAGAAAAGTACATGATCAGGAACCTCGACTTTTTGACAATCGGGGATGATCGATCGAAGTTGTTGGTACATCACATTTGCACAATATGGAAAAAGATACAATTACTGATTttctaagaatctcaaatttcaatttataaCGGTTTGAccaagaaaaacagaaacaatAGTTTGcaaaacaagttttattatcatGGGTTAGAATCCTTGATCTCTGTCCCAAGTACTATTAATTAAGATAGTTGTAATATGTATTATCtttcattattgtttttatattatttaagtCAAGCCTATATATACTTTCTTCCTTTGTTGCCACTTTTAAAGCTTCTCCAAaagcttgatcttttcaatcgTTTTAAATTTTCCACTAATTAATTGTCTAGGTTATGGCAACATTAATGGTGGAATCCACCACTAAAATGCTCGATAAGTGGGATACGCTCATCAATTCCAGCAGACCGGAGATTGATGTTGAGAGCGAAGTCACGACAACGGCTGGAGAAATCATTGCTAAGACAAGCTTCGGAATAAGTTATCAAAGTGGTCAGAACGTgttgaagaaattaaaaactctACAAATGACTCTATTCCAGTCTAACCGCTTCGTAGGGGTCCCTTTTAACAAATTATTTTGCCCTAAGCAAACCCGAGAGGCCAAAATgcttggaaaagaaattgatcaACTGTTTTTATCAATCATAGATGATCGAAAAAAATCGATCAAAGGGCAACCTCCACAGGACTTGCTAGGGTTATTGCTTCGGGGAAATACTCATGTAGACGGCAGGTTGGGGAGGACCTTAACACCAGAAGAACTCGTCGACGAGTGCAAGACTTTCTTCTTCGGGGGCCATGAGACGACAGCATTGGCAATCACTTGGACATTGCTACTTTTGGCGACGCATCCAAAATGGCAGAACCAGTTGAGAGATGAGATTAGAGAAGTCCTTCAAGATCATGAAGAACTAATTGATGTCAATAAGCTTGGTGGACTAAGGAAGGTAAGACGCATTCTCTTGCaatattatttctatatatgTTGGTTGCCCTGTACGTacctgattatatatatatgtgtgtgtgtgaacttaatttaattaatgGAAGAAACATAGATATTGATCAGTCTTTTATAATAACGACTAAAGGATCAAGATCAACGTCAGAACATATATATAGAGGCATGTAGTCTTAGGTTGACAATTCTTGTTACCGAGTACTCGTTAATCTTAATTTagtccatttaattaaataagtcaGATGACTCGATCGACCCTAgtcattatattaaaaattgtcTTTAACTCTGCATATCGGGTGTTGGGACGTTTGTTCGGATAATGTCAAGAATAGTTTAGATCCTATGCGAATCGAACTATAACACAATATATTTGATTAAAGGAATGACCTACAACAACTTCTTTCTTTGTctgttaaattttaaaaaatattttaatcatgaaataattaattaattaaacataaattcataaaataatttaacttattagattttaaaattaagtttatcataaaattaatctaataaataatgtaaaattacatcattttataaattgatttttatattttatgtataccACTACCTCTCCTAGAATTTTGGCCTTACTCGGTGACGCACTAGCTAGCTGGTGTCAATTAACCGACCTTATTCCACCAAATAGGTCTTTCATAGGTCAACGGTCACCAAAGAGTGCTAGCCCACGCGTTAAAGCGCGTGAGTCGGTCGCACATGATTATAATGTCACGAGCTGATCAGGGCTGCTCTAGAAGCTGGAAATTGCGTCATTGTGTCGGTATCGCATGTATTTATTACATATCAGAGTAGCACTAGCCTACTCCAAACACCCCTGCCGTGACATCTGGCAACACCCGCGACAGTTTGATCACCGTCCAACTGCTGTCTCTATCTTCACCACATGACATGACCGGCCAAATGAATTCTctgttattttttctatttgtttgtTTGAGAATAAAATCTAACAGATGAAAGCGTGAATATCATGCAGATGGGATGGGTGATGAATGAGGTCCTTCGACTGTACCCAACAGCGCCAAACGTTCAAAGGCAAGCAAGAGCAGATATTCGAGTG
This is a stretch of genomic DNA from Carya illinoinensis cultivar Pawnee chromosome 3, C.illinoinensisPawnee_v1, whole genome shotgun sequence. It encodes these proteins:
- the LOC122303984 gene encoding cytokinin hydroxylase-like — its product is MEYFFELSRAFNITMVVFFLFLTWRILFSCWISPTQVYQKLRRNGFGGPTPSFPLGNITEMTKKNGGSGPSKSAHDIHSAVFPYFARWQKSHGKVFVYWLGTEPFLYIAEPEFLKMMSAEVVAKSWGKPSVFRNDRDPMFGNGLVMVEGDNWVRHRHVITPAFHPTNLKVMATLMVESTTKMLDKWDTLINSSRPEIDVESEVTTTAGEIIAKTSFGISYQSGQNVLKKLKTLQMTLFQSNRFVGVPFNKLFCPKQTREAKMLGKEIDQLFLSIIDDRKKSIKGQPPQDLLGLLLRGNTHVDGRLGRTLTPEELVDECKTFFFGGHETTALAITWTLLLLATHPKWQNQLRDEIREVLQDHEELIDVNKLGGLRKMGWVMNEVLRLYPTAPNVQRQARADIRVNEQTIPKGTNMWIDVVAMHHDPALWGEDVNEFKPERFENDIYGGCKHKMGYMPFGFGGRMCVGRNLTFLEYKIVLTLILSRFSFTISPNYTHSPSILLSLRPRYGLPLIIKPL